Proteins co-encoded in one Sphingomonas carotinifaciens genomic window:
- a CDS encoding glycoside hydrolase family 43 protein, with protein MKRLHRPIDLSDYTSNVEQKGGAVRLFIHPTAVVAVALATTLLQASDPLAAHDTRQLALVDKAGLTKPPADPGKRSAYLMSYFTDEDHSLHFATSRDGYRFTDVNGGKAVLSGSKIAEQKGIRDPHIMRGPDGAFYLSMTDLHIFAKREGLRATDWERPEEEYGWGNNRNMIFMKSHDLLHWTLARVTTADLFPEYRKIGNSWAPETIYDPQQRKLMVYYTIRDGNGPNYLVYSYADPDFTTLTAVPRKLFSYPDPKVNVIDADITKVGSRYHMFYVAHTAPGNIRHAVSSRINTGWSYEPGKVDQEQHASEAPTLWRRYNTDTYVLMYDVFGIKPNNMGFAETKDFVTFKPLGRFNDAGSPMKATNFTRPKHGAVVAITEREAERLEHLFQ; from the coding sequence GTGAAACGATTGCATCGGCCGATTGACTTGTCAGACTATACATCTAACGTCGAGCAAAAGGGGGGCGCTGTGAGACTCTTCATCCATCCTACTGCCGTCGTTGCTGTCGCGCTCGCCACGACCTTGCTGCAGGCATCAGATCCACTGGCCGCGCACGACACGCGCCAACTGGCCCTCGTCGATAAAGCCGGTCTGACGAAGCCGCCAGCCGATCCCGGCAAGCGTAGCGCCTATCTGATGAGCTATTTCACGGACGAGGATCATTCGCTGCACTTCGCCACTTCGCGCGATGGATATCGCTTCACCGACGTGAATGGCGGCAAGGCCGTTCTGTCTGGCAGCAAGATCGCGGAGCAGAAGGGTATCCGCGACCCGCACATCATGCGCGGCCCCGATGGTGCCTTCTACCTGTCGATGACCGACCTGCACATCTTTGCCAAGCGCGAAGGATTGCGTGCGACCGATTGGGAGCGCCCCGAAGAGGAATATGGCTGGGGCAACAATCGCAACATGATCTTCATGAAGTCGCATGACCTGTTGCATTGGACGCTGGCACGGGTGACGACCGCCGATCTGTTCCCCGAATATCGCAAAATCGGCAACAGCTGGGCACCAGAGACGATCTACGACCCGCAGCAACGCAAGCTGATGGTGTATTACACCATTCGCGATGGCAACGGCCCCAACTACCTGGTCTATTCCTACGCCGATCCCGACTTCACGACGCTGACCGCGGTGCCGCGCAAGCTGTTTTCCTATCCGGATCCCAAGGTCAATGTCATCGACGCCGACATCACCAAGGTCGGCAGCCGATATCACATGTTCTATGTTGCGCATACCGCCCCCGGAAACATCCGCCATGCGGTATCCAGCCGGATCAACACCGGCTGGAGCTATGAACCCGGCAAGGTCGATCAGGAGCAACATGCCTCGGAAGCACCGACGCTTTGGCGGCGCTATAATACCGACACCTATGTGTTGATGTACGACGTCTTCGGGATCAAGCCGAACAACATGGGTTTCGCCGAAACGAAGGACTTCGTCACGTTCAAGCCGCTGGGCCGCTTCAACGATGCAGGTTCACCGATGAAGGCGACGAACTTCACACGACCCAAACACGGCGCCGTCGTTGCCATCACGGAACGTGAGGCGGAGCGGCTGGAGCATCTCTT
- a CDS encoding TonB-dependent receptor, which translates to MTRIAFGASMLALVVAGQAMAQDASAPARDPAAPGSPAQSNAPGQTPQVSGGQADSIAGLPGVDPVATAQAAAEDPEANAADIVVTGYRASLRESITEKRTATVQVDAINAEDIADFPDNNLAESLQRLPGVSIDRDNGEGRSITVRGLGGDFNRTRLNGLEALATAGSNDAGTSPNRSRSFDYSTFASELFSSLKVQKTPSAETDEGSLGATIDLQTGRPFDYRKGAFALSTEGSYQENSGKWSPRLAGLISKNFFDGKMGLLVSAAYSKAENELDQYRRGAGQSDFVYRGSTWAGNENPQRAGFAAPTGTSFGSAITNPDAIAQLTGSNPEAYAKLYPGSPFNTPGRFDNSTVRFPALPAIEQQNVKNERLGLTAAYQWQVGDRTRLSIDGAYSRFKNQSTYYQVSAVGLNRNNTNATYNTAGNTLTPSAARALYPGLCVPNAGSDLVAAQDCGSQNYGSTPAFSTALNQQGQLVGSVLAPSAVTPGAVAAGDPTTSNIFSTNPFNLDPYDYYNNPNSVGYIPSSNRLAFRGSLIGRPSVKIQDVNVNNGNVDYLVATNVDLRSAADRSEYVTKFKQGSMQLEHDFSDNLRAVFIGGMSESTNVTQGLLVEFNRMDSPGRFLYDERGGGGMPVIDFGFDVADPSNWQTVKGFSAIRNYERFVKNTYKQGKVDFDWRANENFNIGFGGNYREYEFQTELFERNNDLINPTLLEAGTNAAAVGQVIQFGQGLKVPEGTASSFYAPSIEAFNNLYDFTCNCVNKWGDWRLTNKRNGGRENFNVLEKDTGFYVQFDWTSELFGRPFRGNAGTRIAITDVTSNGTTPGGRAIRGTNRYTDYLPSLNIVYEPLDDVLVRFGASRVMARPLLGNLSPSITGISVPNTGDITGATLTIGNPKLQPFRSTNLDASLEWYFAPGGLISVAGFSKDISSFPQTISFAAPLSQLVDAATAAAIRAQFTNQFQIDYINNDYVFNARQYRDAPGGYLRGIELSYQQELKFLPWILRNLGVQLNYTYIKSQLSYILDPGTATIPQTTGSAPFLGVSPQAVNGTLSYETSRFRARVSVAYRKGYSTTYPIAAGSCGPGLTNNPANPSVAGTPCDAPLVNDFIFSRDTTNVDASMSYRFTDWFSVTAEGLNLTNQLSERYAYQAQNAVTQYASSGPIYRIGARVRF; encoded by the coding sequence ATGACACGCATCGCGTTCGGTGCGTCCATGCTGGCGCTGGTGGTCGCCGGCCAGGCGATGGCACAGGATGCGTCTGCGCCGGCCCGCGATCCGGCCGCCCCGGGGTCACCCGCGCAGAGCAACGCGCCGGGGCAGACGCCTCAGGTAAGTGGCGGACAGGCTGACTCGATCGCCGGCCTGCCCGGTGTCGATCCCGTCGCAACCGCCCAGGCCGCAGCCGAAGATCCGGAGGCGAACGCCGCGGACATCGTTGTCACCGGCTACCGCGCATCGCTGCGCGAGTCGATTACCGAGAAGCGTACCGCGACGGTGCAGGTCGATGCGATCAACGCCGAGGATATTGCCGATTTTCCCGACAACAATCTGGCTGAATCACTCCAGCGCCTGCCCGGCGTATCGATCGACCGCGACAACGGGGAGGGCCGCTCGATCACGGTGCGCGGGCTTGGCGGCGACTTCAACCGCACGCGCCTGAACGGGCTGGAGGCGCTTGCGACCGCTGGGTCGAACGACGCCGGCACCAGCCCCAACCGCAGTCGCTCCTTCGACTATAGCACGTTCGCGTCGGAGTTGTTCAGTTCGTTGAAGGTGCAGAAGACGCCGTCGGCGGAGACGGACGAGGGATCGCTGGGGGCGACGATCGACCTGCAGACGGGCCGTCCCTTCGACTATCGCAAGGGGGCGTTCGCGCTGTCGACGGAGGGCAGTTACCAGGAGAATAGCGGCAAATGGTCGCCGCGCCTTGCCGGGCTGATTTCAAAGAACTTCTTCGACGGCAAGATGGGCCTGCTGGTCTCGGCGGCCTATAGCAAGGCGGAGAACGAACTCGACCAGTATCGCCGCGGCGCCGGACAATCCGACTTCGTCTATCGCGGCTCGACCTGGGCGGGCAACGAGAACCCGCAGCGTGCAGGCTTTGCTGCACCGACCGGCACCAGTTTCGGCAGCGCGATCACCAATCCGGATGCGATCGCCCAACTGACCGGATCGAACCCGGAGGCTTATGCCAAGCTGTATCCGGGCAGTCCCTTCAACACGCCGGGCCGGTTCGATAACTCGACGGTGCGCTTCCCCGCCTTGCCGGCGATCGAGCAGCAGAACGTCAAGAACGAACGGCTGGGCCTGACTGCCGCCTATCAATGGCAGGTAGGGGACCGCACGCGGCTCAGCATCGACGGTGCCTATTCCCGCTTCAAGAACCAGAGCACCTATTATCAGGTCTCCGCGGTCGGCCTGAACCGTAACAACACCAACGCGACGTACAACACCGCAGGCAATACCCTGACGCCGTCGGCCGCGCGTGCGCTCTATCCCGGCCTGTGCGTGCCCAATGCCGGGTCGGATCTGGTCGCGGCGCAAGACTGCGGCTCGCAGAATTACGGCAGCACGCCGGCCTTTTCGACCGCCCTGAACCAGCAGGGGCAGCTTGTGGGATCGGTCCTGGCGCCCTCCGCCGTCACGCCCGGTGCGGTTGCTGCGGGAGACCCGACGACCTCCAACATCTTCAGCACCAATCCGTTCAACCTCGATCCCTATGACTATTACAACAATCCCAATTCCGTCGGCTACATCCCGTCCAGCAACCGTCTGGCGTTCCGCGGGTCCCTGATCGGACGACCGTCGGTCAAGATCCAGGACGTCAACGTCAACAACGGAAACGTCGATTATCTCGTCGCCACCAATGTCGATCTGCGGTCCGCGGCCGACCGGTCCGAATATGTCACCAAGTTCAAGCAAGGATCGATGCAGCTTGAACATGACTTCAGCGACAATCTGCGCGCCGTATTCATCGGTGGCATGTCCGAATCCACCAACGTCACGCAAGGGTTGCTGGTGGAGTTCAATCGCATGGATTCCCCCGGCCGCTTCCTCTATGACGAGCGTGGCGGCGGGGGCATGCCGGTCATCGATTTTGGCTTCGACGTTGCCGATCCCTCCAACTGGCAGACGGTGAAGGGCTTCTCGGCGATCCGCAACTATGAGCGTTTCGTCAAGAACACCTACAAGCAGGGAAAAGTCGACTTCGACTGGCGCGCCAACGAGAATTTCAACATCGGGTTCGGCGGCAACTACCGCGAATATGAGTTCCAGACGGAATTGTTCGAACGCAACAACGACCTGATCAATCCCACCTTGCTGGAGGCGGGGACCAATGCCGCCGCCGTCGGACAGGTCATCCAATTCGGGCAAGGGTTGAAGGTGCCGGAGGGCACGGCATCCAGCTTCTACGCACCCAGCATCGAGGCGTTCAACAACCTGTACGATTTCACCTGCAACTGCGTGAACAAATGGGGCGACTGGCGCCTGACCAACAAGCGCAATGGCGGGCGTGAGAATTTCAACGTGCTGGAGAAGGATACCGGCTTTTATGTACAGTTCGACTGGACCAGCGAGCTGTTCGGCCGGCCCTTCCGCGGCAATGCCGGCACGCGCATCGCGATCACCGACGTCACCTCGAACGGCACCACGCCGGGCGGGCGGGCGATCCGCGGTACCAACCGCTACACCGATTACCTGCCCTCGCTGAACATCGTCTACGAACCGCTGGACGATGTGCTCGTCCGCTTCGGCGCCTCGCGGGTCATGGCGCGCCCGCTGCTGGGCAACCTGTCGCCGTCGATCACCGGCATTTCCGTACCCAATACCGGTGACATCACGGGCGCGACGCTGACGATCGGCAACCCCAAGCTCCAGCCGTTCCGCTCGACCAATCTCGATGCCAGCCTGGAATGGTATTTCGCACCGGGCGGCCTGATCTCGGTCGCCGGGTTCAGCAAGGACATCTCCAGCTTCCCGCAGACGATCTCGTTTGCGGCGCCGCTGTCGCAACTGGTCGATGCCGCGACCGCCGCGGCGATCCGGGCGCAGTTCACCAACCAGTTCCAGATCGACTATATCAACAACGATTACGTGTTCAATGCACGCCAATATCGTGACGCGCCGGGTGGGTACCTGCGCGGTATCGAACTGAGCTATCAGCAGGAGCTGAAGTTCCTGCCCTGGATCCTGCGCAACCTGGGCGTTCAGTTGAACTATACGTACATCAAGTCGCAGCTCAGCTACATCCTCGACCCCGGCACCGCGACCATTCCGCAGACCACGGGCAGCGCACCGTTCCTGGGCGTGTCGCCGCAGGCGGTGAACGGGACGCTATCCTACGAAACCAGCCGGTTCCGCGCACGCGTGTCCGTCGCGTATCGCAAGGGTTATTCGACGACCTATCCGATTGCAGCGGGATCGTGCGGGCCGGGCCTGACCAACAATCCGGCCAATCCGTCCGTCGCGGGCACGCCGTGCGATGCGCCGTTGGTCAACGATTTCATCTTCAGCCGCGACACGACCAATGTCGACGCATCGATGAGCTATCGTTTCACCGACTGGTTCTCGGTCACCGCCGAGGGGCTCAACCTGACCAACCAGTTGAGCGAGCGCTATGCCTATCAGGCACAGAACGCCGTCACCCAATATGCGAGCTCGGGTCCGATCTACCGCATCGGCGCGCGAGTCCGTTTCTGA
- a CDS encoding family 43 glycosylhydrolase produces MPALAQHVLYRPAPLPGQPVDPGGDDSGRVVPAPARGYWPFSGISGPGRPATDASIGQGWVSGLPDVRYRGETARSYPVAPWADAASGLAVRQGVMPALRPIHHVHIRDTIVRPGPDGWYYMTGSTGDNIWAMNDGVELWRSRDLADWEYRGLVWSIERDGRWERHWRMRKGVPFRALWAPEIHYIRGQWLICHSMSRAGLAILRSTSGRAEGPYVHAFSPDAPIRGGIDATLFEDDDGSVWLTAGSADEIVRLKDDLSGLDGAWQPMTGEGWDLDPRHHRAECAKKGLRHFGYEGATLFKREGRYHLGVVDRYDDRYSFAMWTADRITGPYRDRHELPDCGGGNVFRDHQGRWWVTCFGNAHASPFREMPGLARIAFDADGRIRFTREQPFATRPFDAGVTA; encoded by the coding sequence GTGCCCGCACTGGCACAGCATGTGCTCTATCGTCCTGCGCCGCTGCCGGGCCAGCCGGTCGATCCGGGTGGCGACGATAGCGGCCGCGTCGTGCCCGCGCCGGCGCGCGGCTATTGGCCATTCTCGGGCATCAGTGGTCCGGGCCGACCTGCTACGGACGCCAGTATCGGGCAGGGCTGGGTCTCAGGGCTGCCCGACGTGCGCTACCGGGGCGAGACGGCACGATCCTATCCGGTGGCGCCGTGGGCTGACGCGGCAAGCGGTCTTGCCGTGCGACAGGGCGTTATGCCCGCGCTGCGGCCCATCCATCATGTCCACATCCGCGACACGATCGTCCGCCCCGGCCCGGACGGCTGGTATTATATGACGGGCTCGACGGGCGACAACATCTGGGCGATGAACGACGGAGTAGAATTGTGGCGGTCGCGCGACCTGGCGGATTGGGAGTATCGCGGCCTCGTCTGGTCGATCGAGCGCGACGGCCGGTGGGAGCGTCATTGGCGGATGCGCAAGGGCGTGCCGTTCCGGGCACTATGGGCGCCGGAGATCCACTATATTCGCGGCCAGTGGCTGATCTGCCATTCGATGAGCCGCGCCGGGCTCGCCATCCTGCGCTCCACCAGCGGGCGCGCAGAGGGGCCCTATGTTCATGCCTTTTCGCCCGACGCACCGATCCGGGGCGGGATCGATGCCACGCTGTTCGAGGATGACGATGGCTCGGTCTGGCTGACCGCGGGATCGGCGGACGAGATCGTGCGGCTGAAGGACGACCTGTCGGGTCTGGACGGCGCGTGGCAACCGATGACGGGGGAGGGCTGGGACCTGGATCCGCGCCATCACCGTGCGGAATGTGCGAAAAAGGGATTGCGCCATTTCGGCTATGAGGGCGCCACGCTGTTCAAGCGGGAAGGGCGCTATCATCTTGGCGTCGTCGACCGCTATGACGATCGCTATTCCTTTGCGATGTGGACCGCCGACCGCATCACCGGTCCCTACCGGGATCGCCACGAACTGCCGGATTGCGGCGGGGGCAACGTTTTTCGCGATCATCAGGGCCGCTGGTGGGTGACATGCTTCGGCAATGCGCACGCGTCGCCCTTTCGGGAGATGCCGGGCCTCGCCCGCATCGCCTTCGACGCGGACGGCCGGATCCGCTTCACCCGCGAACAGCCGTTCGCCACCCGCCCCTTCGATGCAGGAGTGACCGCGTGA
- a CDS encoding family 43 glycosylhydrolase has protein sequence MTLNRREALTTAALGTSLIAVPGVKAQRTPAPPPARGYDNQRIPDLGDGRFLNPLMAGDHPDPTILKDGRDYYMTFSTFDSYPGLVIWHSRDLVNWRPLTAALTRNIGSVWAPELCKHKGRYYLYIPTKNPTTSWVIWADRIEGPWSDPIDLKLPNHIDPGHAVGEDGTRWLFLSGGDRIRLAPDGLSTVGAPEHVYDPWRYPDSWDVEGFSPEGPKVLRHGEYYYLITAVGGTAGPPTGHMVIAARSRSIDGPWEHHPGNPLVRTTSLDEKWWSRGHASLVEAPDGSWWSVYHGYENGFWTLGRQTLLDPIEWTADGWFRMKGGDLSQPMKKPGGGQAVRHGQALSDDFATLAYGTKWNFFRPGPDERRRARVENGTLLLDARGKAPSDSAPLLLIAGDPGYRFECDIEVAPGGTAGLILFYDDKLYCGLGFDEKRFVTHQYGIERGRPANPHGRRMRLRVVNDRHIVSFHTSGDDGATWTRFDRGMEVSGYHHNVRGGFLMLRPGIYSAGQGTARFRDFRFAAL, from the coding sequence GTGACCCTCAACCGACGCGAAGCCTTGACCACCGCCGCGCTCGGCACTTCGCTGATCGCTGTGCCGGGCGTGAAGGCACAGCGTACCCCCGCGCCGCCGCCCGCCCGCGGCTATGACAACCAGCGCATACCCGATCTGGGCGACGGCCGTTTCCTCAATCCGTTGATGGCCGGAGACCATCCCGATCCGACCATCCTGAAGGACGGGCGGGATTATTACATGACCTTCTCGACCTTCGACTCCTATCCGGGTCTGGTCATCTGGCATTCGCGCGATCTGGTGAACTGGCGGCCGCTGACCGCTGCGCTCACCCGCAACATCGGCTCGGTATGGGCACCCGAGCTGTGCAAGCACAAGGGCCGCTACTACCTCTACATCCCCACCAAGAACCCGACCACGAGCTGGGTGATCTGGGCCGATCGGATCGAGGGACCGTGGAGCGACCCGATCGACCTGAAGCTGCCCAACCATATCGATCCCGGCCATGCGGTGGGTGAGGACGGCACGCGCTGGCTGTTCCTGTCGGGTGGCGATCGTATCCGGCTGGCGCCCGACGGCCTGTCGACGGTCGGCGCGCCCGAGCATGTCTACGATCCCTGGCGCTATCCGGACAGCTGGGACGTCGAGGGATTCAGCCCCGAGGGACCCAAAGTCCTCCGGCACGGCGAGTATTACTACCTGATCACCGCGGTAGGCGGGACGGCCGGGCCGCCCACCGGCCATATGGTGATCGCGGCACGGTCGCGATCGATCGACGGGCCATGGGAACATCATCCGGGCAATCCGCTGGTCCGCACGACCTCGCTGGACGAGAAATGGTGGTCGCGCGGCCATGCCTCGCTGGTGGAGGCCCCGGACGGCAGCTGGTGGTCCGTCTATCATGGCTATGAGAACGGCTTCTGGACGCTCGGGCGGCAGACGTTGCTCGACCCCATCGAATGGACCGCGGACGGCTGGTTCCGGATGAAGGGTGGCGACCTGTCGCAGCCGATGAAGAAGCCGGGCGGCGGGCAGGCGGTGCGCCATGGCCAGGCACTGTCCGATGACTTCGCCACGCTGGCCTATGGCACCAAATGGAACTTCTTCCGTCCCGGACCCGACGAGCGGCGCCGCGCACGCGTTGAGAACGGGACGCTGCTGCTGGACGCGCGGGGCAAGGCGCCGTCTGACTCCGCGCCGCTGCTGCTGATCGCGGGCGATCCCGGCTACCGCTTCGAATGTGATATTGAGGTCGCGCCGGGCGGCACCGCGGGGCTGATCCTGTTCTATGACGACAAGCTCTATTGCGGGCTGGGCTTCGACGAGAAGCGGTTCGTGACGCATCAATATGGCATCGAGCGGGGGCGGCCGGCCAATCCCCATGGGCGCCGCATGCGCCTGCGCGTCGTCAACGACCGGCACATCGTGTCCTTCCATACCAGCGGCGATGATGGGGCGACATGGACGCGGTTCGATCGCGGCATGGAGGTGTCCGGATATCACCACAATGTGCGCGGGGGATTTCTGATGCTACGACCGGGCATCTATTCGGCGGGGCAGGGCACCGCACGGTTCCGCGACTTCCGGTTTGCCGCGCTGTGA
- the pelA gene encoding pectate lyase: protein MRALLLPLVVLAQPAFAQDLVRFTPAQPLTEARIAALPPAQQAPWRAYLARSQRLMTADKAALAAERAGAPAPEAVPHGRSGGGGMPLDKPAAWYGGAEARLVADNIVSFQTPAGGWGKNQDRDGPPRRRGQAYTATDVPGAARDIAGPANWAFVGTIDNNATISELRFLARVIAAAPGQGTSYRAAFVRGVEYLLAAQYPNGGWPQVFPLMGGYHDAVTFNDDAVAQVIELLRDIGARTGDFAFVDAALADRARAAAVRGYDAVLAAQVRVGGRLTIWGQQHDVLTLAPTAARNFEPAALSSEESAGLLALLMRVPDPSPRMVAAVHAGATWLREHAVSGVVWVREGPQGPHLEQRAGAGPLWPRFYDIATATPIFGDRDRLVRTDVNTVSLERRKGYKWWGTGPAAVLARYDRWAKAHPLP from the coding sequence GTGAGGGCGCTCCTCCTCCCGCTCGTGGTGCTCGCCCAGCCGGCATTCGCGCAGGATCTGGTGCGCTTCACCCCCGCGCAGCCCCTGACCGAGGCACGGATCGCCGCGCTGCCCCCGGCGCAACAGGCGCCGTGGCGGGCCTATCTCGCGCGCTCGCAGCGGCTGATGACGGCGGACAAGGCGGCGCTTGCCGCCGAGCGCGCCGGGGCGCCGGCGCCCGAGGCGGTGCCGCATGGCCGGTCGGGTGGCGGGGGCATGCCGCTCGACAAGCCTGCCGCCTGGTATGGCGGTGCCGAGGCCCGGCTGGTCGCGGACAACATCGTCAGCTTCCAGACGCCGGCCGGCGGCTGGGGCAAGAATCAGGACCGCGATGGTCCGCCGCGCCGGCGCGGGCAGGCCTATACCGCGACCGATGTGCCCGGTGCCGCGCGCGATATCGCCGGACCCGCAAACTGGGCATTCGTCGGCACGATCGACAACAATGCGACCATCTCGGAACTGCGTTTCCTGGCGCGCGTGATCGCTGCGGCACCGGGGCAGGGAACGTCGTATCGCGCCGCCTTCGTCCGCGGTGTCGAGTATCTGTTGGCGGCGCAATATCCCAATGGCGGCTGGCCACAGGTCTTTCCGCTGATGGGCGGCTATCACGATGCGGTGACCTTCAACGATGATGCGGTCGCGCAGGTGATCGAACTGCTGCGCGACATCGGCGCGCGGACGGGCGATTTCGCGTTCGTGGACGCCGCCCTCGCCGATCGCGCACGGGCGGCTGCGGTCCGCGGGTACGACGCCGTGCTTGCTGCGCAGGTGCGGGTGGGTGGACGCCTCACGATCTGGGGTCAACAGCATGACGTGCTGACGCTGGCCCCCACCGCGGCGCGCAATTTCGAGCCCGCGGCGCTCTCCAGCGAGGAAAGCGCCGGACTGTTGGCGTTGCTGATGCGCGTGCCAGATCCTTCGCCGCGCATGGTGGCGGCGGTGCATGCCGGCGCCACGTGGCTGCGCGAGCATGCGGTCTCCGGCGTCGTCTGGGTGCGCGAGGGGCCGCAGGGCCCCCATCTGGAGCAGCGGGCGGGTGCCGGGCCGCTCTGGCCCCGCTTCTACGACATTGCCACCGCCACGCCGATATTCGGCGATCGCGACCGGCTGGTGCGCACCGACGTCAACACGGTCAGCCTGGAGCGGCGCAAGGGCTATAAATGGTGGGGTACCGGCCCGGCCGCGGTGCTGGCGCGCTATGACCGCTGGGCCAAAGCGCACCCGCTGCCATAA
- a CDS encoding rhamnogalacturonan acetylesterase produces the protein MAASIRALLIAGTALIGALPATAQQRPTVIPAPATAGPAAVTDAAARAAIRPITVRKVILVGDSTTQTNSGWGGAFCATRLVSFVSCVNLARGGRGTFDYRAEGSWAIARAEMAVPGYERVYVLIQFGHNDQPGKPGRSTDLTTEYPANLRRYVAETRAAGAVPVLVTPLTRRQFKDGSLQDDLMPWAEAVRRIARETNTPLVDLHASSVAAVQAMGARAAADLAELPPPPDVAKAALTGTTIAAAKVSAAPTTEVREGPQARPTVVFDYTHLGPAGAALFARQVAEGLSRAVPELARDLIP, from the coding sequence ATGGCTGCCTCGATCCGCGCGCTCCTGATCGCCGGAACCGCGCTGATCGGCGCGCTGCCCGCCACCGCGCAGCAGCGGCCGACCGTGATCCCGGCGCCCGCCACTGCGGGCCCTGCGGCGGTGACGGATGCGGCAGCACGTGCCGCGATCCGCCCGATCACGGTGCGCAAGGTGATCCTGGTCGGGGATTCGACCACGCAGACGAACAGCGGCTGGGGCGGCGCATTCTGCGCGACGCGTCTGGTATCGTTCGTGTCGTGCGTCAATCTGGCGCGTGGCGGGCGCGGCACGTTCGACTACCGGGCGGAAGGGTCCTGGGCGATCGCCCGGGCGGAGATGGCGGTGCCGGGCTATGAACGCGTCTACGTCCTGATCCAGTTCGGTCATAACGACCAGCCGGGCAAGCCGGGGCGCAGCACCGATCTGACGACTGAATACCCTGCGAACTTGCGTCGCTACGTCGCGGAGACGCGCGCGGCAGGCGCGGTACCGGTTCTGGTGACACCGCTGACCCGGCGCCAGTTCAAGGACGGGTCGCTGCAGGACGACCTGATGCCGTGGGCCGAGGCGGTGCGCCGCATCGCGCGGGAGACGAATACGCCGCTCGTCGACCTGCATGCCAGCTCGGTCGCGGCAGTGCAGGCGATGGGGGCGCGCGCCGCAGCCGATCTGGCGGAGCTGCCGCCCCCGCCCGACGTGGCAAAGGCGGCGTTGACCGGCACCACGATCGCCGCAGCCAAGGTTTCTGCCGCCCCCACCACCGAAGTCCGCGAAGGCCCGCAGGCGCGCCCAACGGTCGTCTTCGACTATACGCATCTGGGGCCGGCGGGTGCGGCGCTGTTCGCGCGGCAGGTGGCGGAGGGGCTGTCGCGCGCCGTGCCGGAGCTGGCGCGCGACCTGATCCCCTGA
- a CDS encoding pectinesterase family protein: MLLGAAPGPVSLSVGPGATYTSVQAAIDALPATGGEVRIAPGTYREKLTVAKPRVTLRGTGRNAAAVVLVYGDSAKSAGGTVRSATLTATGDDLRLLRLTVANDWQRDRAQARSQAVALAVTGDRVVGDGIRLLGAQDTLFAGKGPNKRMARQYFSNCHIEGDVDFIFGDAKAYFHRCRIHALAHDSVMYTAQSKLTREEDSGYVFDRCRLTADPGAQMISLGRAWRPYATVIYLNTRMDAPVLPEGWTEWSPGKTDTLRTATYAEYRSTGRGASPATRTPFSHQLTADQAARWTLSAFFKGDTAWLPRSARS; this comes from the coding sequence ATGCTTCTGGGTGCGGCGCCCGGACCCGTCTCGCTAAGCGTCGGCCCCGGTGCGACCTATACGAGCGTGCAGGCGGCGATCGATGCACTGCCTGCGACCGGCGGAGAAGTCCGGATCGCGCCCGGCACCTACCGTGAAAAGCTGACGGTCGCCAAGCCGCGGGTAACGCTGCGTGGCACCGGGCGAAACGCTGCAGCGGTGGTACTGGTCTATGGCGACAGCGCGAAGAGCGCGGGCGGCACGGTCCGCTCGGCAACGCTTACGGCCACGGGGGACGATCTGCGGCTGCTGCGGCTTACCGTCGCGAATGATTGGCAGCGGGATCGGGCGCAGGCGCGTAGTCAGGCCGTGGCGCTGGCCGTGACGGGGGATCGGGTAGTGGGCGACGGCATACGGCTGCTCGGCGCGCAGGACACGTTGTTTGCGGGCAAAGGACCGAACAAGCGCATGGCGCGGCAGTATTTTTCGAACTGCCATATCGAGGGCGACGTGGATTTCATCTTTGGCGATGCCAAGGCCTATTTCCATCGCTGTCGCATTCACGCGCTGGCGCATGACAGCGTGATGTACACCGCGCAGAGCAAGCTGACGCGTGAGGAGGACAGCGGCTATGTCTTCGATCGGTGCCGGCTCACCGCCGATCCGGGCGCGCAGATGATCTCCCTGGGGCGCGCCTGGCGGCCCTATGCGACCGTCATCTACCTCAACACCCGCATGGACGCGCCCGTCCTGCCGGAAGGCTGGACCGAATGGTCGCCGGGCAAGACCGATACCCTGCGCACCGCAACCTATGCCGAATACCGCTCCACCGGACGGGGCGCGAGCCCGGCTACGCGCACGCCCTTTTCACACCAGCTGACCGCGGACCAGGCGGCACGCTGGACCCTTTCCGCCTTTTTCAAGGGAGATACTGCATGGCTGCCTCGATCCGCGCGCTCCTGA